The region attgacttaattcccggtgcttcactgccaaaccgtgcaccataccgtaccaatccagaggagacgaaggagattatgcgtcaagtacaagagcttctcgacaaaggttatatacgcgaatcccttagtccttgtgatgttcctattattctagtgccgaaaaaggatggtacatcacgtatgtgtgttgattgtagaggcattaataatattactattcgttatcgtcatcctattcctaggctagatgatatgcttgatgaattgagtggctctacaatattctccaaagttgatttgcgtagtggctagcatcaaattcgtatgaaattgggagatgaatggaaaacagcatttgaaactaagtttggattatatgagtggttagtcatgccttttgggttaactaatgcacctagtactttcatgagattaatgaacgaagttttacgtgctttcattggacgatttgtggtagtttactttgatgacatattgatttatagcagatctttggaagaacatttggaacatttacgtgctgtttttattgctttacgtgatgcacgtttgtttggtaaccttgggaagtgcaccttttgcaccgaccgagtatcttttcttggctatgttgttactccacagggaattgaagttgataaagccaagattgaagctattgagagttggccgcagcccaaaatggtcacacacgtgaggagttttcttggcctcgctggattctataggcgttttgtgagagatttcagcaccattgctgcacctctcaatgagcttacaaagaaagatgtgccttttctttggggtaccgcacaggaagaagccttctcggtattgaaagataagttgacacatgctcctttactccaacttcctgattttaataagacttttgagcttgaatgtgatgctagtggaattggattaggaggtgtgttattacaagatggaaaacctgttgcatacttttctgaaaaattgagtgggcctagtctgaattattctacttatgataaagaattatatgctcttgttcggactttagaaacatggcaacattatttatggcccaaagaatttgttatacattctgatcatgaatctttgaaacatattaaaagtcaagctaaactgaatcgtagacatgctaaatgggttgaattcattgagactttcccttatgtcattaaacacaagaagggaaaagaaaatgttattgctgatgcattgtctcgtcgctatactatgctttcacaacttgacttcaaaatatttggtttggagaccatcaaagatcaatatgtgcatgatgctgattttaaagatgttatgcagaattgtaaagaaggaagaatgtggaacaagtttgttgttaacgatggatttgtgtttcgtgctaacaagctatgcattccagctagctccgttcgtcttttgttgttgcaggaggcgcatggaggaggattaatgggacactttggcgtgaagaagacagaggacgtacttgctacacatttatttttgccaaagatgagacgggatgttgagcgttttattgctcgctgcactacatgtcaaaaagctaagtcacgactcaatcctcatggtttatatatgcatttgcctgtacctagtgttccttgggaggatatatctatggactttgttttaggtttacctcgaacaaagaaggggagggatagcatatttgttgtcgtggatagattctcgaaaatggcacactttataccatgtcataaaagcgatgatgctgttaatgttgctgatttgttcttttgtgaaattattcgcttgcatggtgtgccaaatactattgtttcagatcgtgatactaaatttcttagccacttttggagatgtttatgggctaagttggggactaaactgctttttagtactacttgtcacccccaaactgatggacaaactgaagtagtcaatagaacgttgtctactatgcttagggctgttttgaagaataataagaaaatgtgggaggaatgcttgcctcatattgaatttgcttataatcgttcattgcattctactactaagatgtgcccttttgaagttgtgtatggtttccttcctcgtgcacctattgatttgttgcctcttccatcttcggagaagattaattttgatgctaaacaacgtgctgaattgattttaaaaatgcatgagttaactaaggaaaacattgagcgtatgaatgctaaatataaacttgctggagataagggtagaaaacatgttgtgtttgcacctggagatcttgtttggttacatttgcgtaaggatagatttcctgatttgcgcaaatcaaagttaatgccacgtgctgatggtccctttaaggtgttagagaaaataaatgataatgcatataaacttgagctgcctgcagattttggggttagtcccacttttaacattgcagatttgaagccttatttgggtgaggaagatgaacttccgtcgaggacgacttcatttcaggaaggggaggatgatgaggacattaatgcaattgttacacccacagcccctgctgctatacatactggaccaattactagagctcgtgcacgccaactaaattaccaggtactttcgtttcttggtaatgattctaatgttcatgagaatatgatgctgcctaaattggatacatttgttttgcttacaaatgaagggcctagcttgaagaaggatgaacattggagcaagaacaagcatggagatgatggcatgcgcaaggggaacaagaacggagttacaagtgatgattttaggactttgaagccaccataatgggtgcatgaagccttggacgaaatatacaagatgccacttcataaatttcgtcccgaggctattttaggtgctgcgtcaccttattattgggccaggcccatgtaatttcgaaatacataagtataggctatttttagagtccgtatgtgtggggaaacaagagataggttgatttcggacccctccaccaagggccacgaaattcccccccccctcttcctccatatatacagcccttagggcatcgtttagactctgggttttgtttagattaaaagttcgccatagctgcaacttcgcgtactttgtttgtgttcaacgacgagacaaaggcgtcacagaaccccaccttgatcaataaagctttcatcttatattcgcaatatccagattgcaatctcagtttcttgcttgttcttcgtttgctcgcaggaaacagaccctcgtggtcagattgatcgtgctccggcgtggtcaataacctctcggagttggtttagcgattgctaaggcgcgacgtcctcgcacattcgtagtcggatcgtcaaagtcgactaccaccaaagcgatatacatcatctcatcaaaagacgggacacctttgcctctatcaataccaTTGACCGATGGTTGGTCACTGATGTGCATATCAATGGCGCCAAGTAGGATGGTCAATGATTACTTGTAATTGCCTTTGCAGCTTGGGGCTGCACTATTGACACTAACACAAAGCACTTATATAGACATGCACAGTAAGCAAGCACATCCATATTCATATCATAAAAAACATTACATTTCATTCATATTTTGTCCAAATGTTTAGAGATAACATTGGCACCAAACCAGTGCAACGTAAAATTATCTTGGCTTCTAACAAAATGGGTTGATGACGATGAAATCTTGGAGTTGCCACCGATGAGATTCCTACGCGAGTGAGGAAAACTTACTCTAAGGAATCCAATAACCGaccttccacttcacccattttagGTTGATAGAGAAGATAGTTATGTCAACAAATCGATAGGGAAGGAGAAAGTGTCAACTTTCCAAAGTTGTAACACACATATATATCTTAATAAGAGGATGTGCTGCATAATAAAATAGCAACTTGATAAATTAGAAAAAAGTGACAAACTTACAATTGCTTAAAAAATTGCTAAGAAAGTCCAACTCAGGCCGCACTTGTTGTGCGATTTGGTCCCAACTTTTTGTGTTGTGCAACCAAAATGGAGTAACGTCCCCATTGTGACATTTTAGTTGCGCTGCACATAACATTCTTAGCAAAAGGTTGTTTTATGCAATATATTaaaaggacacaacaacaacaacgattTTCTCCTAACCCTGTAGAGAACATGTTCATTTGCTATACTTGatagtcatacacatagtaataaAAAGTGACTACCAAACACTTGCATTGAAAGCTAGGCACATACTTAGTTGCTAAGGTCACAAGTTTCATCACCGGTCAAGTTTCCAAAGTGTAGTATTAAAGTGTGCTTACAAAGTATGAGTTGAATAGCTTGTCTAAGTTATTATCTAAATACCCATGTAGACAAAATAACTAAGACATACATACTTTTAGTTCTTGCATCATCGGTGATATGAATAAAACCTACATAGTTAGATCTTAAGATTCAAAATCTAGTTTTAATGTGCACAAGTAAAATtctaatatccatagtaaaataaaTAGAAATGTATTCCACAATCATAATGACTCGTCCATAAGATGCATAGCAAACTTCAAATTACAACACTAACGGAAAGGAACATAACTCACCATCGTGGCCGCCTCCTCGACCAACAATTAGGTAGCACATGTTGTGTCCACTATCGAGCATATATGTGGGAGACCCAACATTTGACCATCGACTAGACTGCAACGGCAGTACAAATCCCATGCGTTGTCGTCGACCACGGCCTCAGACTCTCTCCAAGCAATAGTAGCGAAGGCGTCAGGTAGTAGTGACCGCCTGGGGGAGACACAAGACACACAATGTTGGCCGCGACCTCAGACTCTCTCCAAGCGATGGATCGGTGCCAGGATAGAGGGGGAGTGGTGACGACGTAGAGAGATCCATGGAGGCCGACGACCGATGGTTAAGGCCGAGAGGGAGTGGTGTCGCGGATATACCAATGAGATTAGTAATGCTTCTACATTTTAAAAACAACTACATTTTGTATGATTTTCGAACTGAATATCAACTTTATAATAAAGCCTCTAAATAAATACTAGTAGATGGTACATGCCATGCACGTGATGTCTTGCGATCAGACTACAACATGATTAATTCTACATGGCTTCGTGCCCATATGTTTTTACATGATGGGTGCTTCTGCAGGAGTACAGTGGGTTCACGATAACCCCAGAACGACCATCTCGACGTCGTTTTGGCGCGCGGCCGCACCAAGCGAATCCCGGAAACCAGGGTCGTTGGATCAGTTGGGTTGGGTAAGAAATCAATGGCTAATAAATGCTTCTATGTGATGAGTCCAAGTTCAAAAATTTGTGTACTATAGTAGTAGAGACAAGGAAATGTTTTACTGTAATAATGTAATGTAATAATTAGCTACCATGTTTGGATGACATAATGACAATGACTAGCCACTATATTTGGATCACATAATGACACTAATGTTTATATTTTTAGTTTACTATGTCTAGTCTTGCACAGTGATTGATACCTGGTAATGCTTAAAGTTGCAAAACAGATCTCCCAAATACACATTATATGCTTCTAAAGTTAGATGAGAGAATATTATGTTAGTAGTAATTACAATGCAACATGTGAGTCGTCAACTTTGTCCATCCAGTTTGCTTGTATCCTAAATCTACTCTATGGTACATGGTTGGTCATGAGTTCAGACATGACACTCACTTCTAATAAAATTAGGAAGACATTAAGCGCGTTGCTATGGGTATTCTTACCAATGCAACAAAACAATGATGTGTTGAATGCAAGAAATTGGATGCCCATGCTTACCAACATAAATACAGATTATGTTCTGTGTTCTCAATTTCATACAATGTACAAACTTGGCAAGGGGGCCTAAAAAAGCCACAAGATTGAGCAAGGGGGAAAGGCCGCTACGTGAGTGCGCTAAATGCTACTCTGTCATAATGAGGTGTTGCCCGTTGGCAACTCGCCGCGAATATCTTCAAGCACATGAGTAACCAAGCTCTTTTGAGCCTATAAGATGCAACAATAGAGTTAATGGAGTGAGCACGCATAAGAAACCCCCCTTCCCCCGCGCGCGTGCAATGATAGGCCTCCAATCCATCGACAACGTGTATTCATGGATTCCCCGTGAAAGGATCAGGGCCAACAACCTCATCTTAGTTGGCACTCACAACTAGATGGGACGCGACCAAAAAACATCGGATGTTTGGCTGTCTCCAGAATGCATCAAATGCAGTtcctttatttttcattttcatgGCTTGGCGAAGTCTAGATAGGAAGATGGGTGTGAAAGTAAGTTAAGTTGCCAACAGTTATTGTTGGTTGTTCGCAACTTGTGGAAGTAAGTTGCCAACACTTATTGTTGGCTGTTGGCAACTTACTTCCACACAACCGGTTTTAGACGATGTAACCGTTATTTCTAATTAATAAAGCTTCATCTTTCAAAAAAAATAGGTTGTCAATAATTATTATTACCCTTGTCTTTTGAGGTGAACCGGCTAAAGCATGGTATTCAATAAAACTTGTTGATGCATGGAACTACTTAATAAGTTGAGATGGTTGGTGTCTTGTCGATAAGAATTATGTCTCTAGTTTGGTAAAAGCTAAAAAGTAACATGTCGCTGAAAATGAAAGAAACTTGAGGACCTTGCTTGTATGTCTCAGGCCGAATATAAATAAAATAATATTGTGGGGGGACACACAAATTTTCTTTTGAGGGAATGAAGGACAATCATTTTTGTTTTACTTAGCTGATGATGTAGTCTTAAGTTCCCTTCGTTCCTCATGATGTTTTGATTTGAAAACAGACATATCTTTCGAATTTGAATGTCAGTTTATGTTGCCAAAAATTCTTTTCTTAAACTTTTCATCTTCATTCCCCAAGTTTTACATGTTTATCACGCACACTAGGTCATGCTAAGCGACGGCTAataaagagaaaagtaaaaaattgaCAAGTATGGGAAAGAAAACACGTTCCAATAACAGGGGATAGAAAAGAATCAACAATTTGGAATCTTCTAGCTACCAATTAATTACCTACCTATGATTGCGTAATTCCGTTTCACGTCCGACATATATATCCCCTACCAATTATAGGCTCTACAAAATCCATCGACATCAACCGGTTCATCCGTGCTCGCCGCCTCGCATAAAAGCCACGAGACAAGAAGCTTTTCGGTTGTCTGTCTGGGCAAGCCCAACAcaattcactctctctctctctctctctgcttcgacGTCTCCTCTTGCCTGCCGCCTCTCTGCTTCGTGCCAAGTGAAGCTAAGCTGTTGATGCGAGTGAGGGTGTGCCCGCCATGGCTCTCGCAGACGACCACGACGAGTACGCGAAGCTAGTCCGGGGGATGAACCCGCCGAGGTGAGCAATTCGATTAGCCGCCCTTCACTTTTTGTAAAGTTAGCTTCGTTTTAGGGATTTCTTGGGCTCCATTTCGATTTTTGCAGTTCTTGACCTGCACAAATTTTGGTTATTGTTTCCTTTTGTTGGTGTGTTCTTCCTTCCTTGATCCTCAAATCTCTGTTCCGAAAGGACGGTCCTTGGTTGTTCGAAATTGGGAATCCTCTGCTCCTGGTTCCATCCTTGCTCTGCTCTGTTCTCATGATTTGGAGATTGGACGTGCTGTTGCAGGGTTGTGATCGACAACGAAGCCTCCGACGACGCAACCGTCATCCGGGTGGACAGCGTCAACAGCCACGGCaccctcctcgccgtcgtccaggtcATCGCCGACCTCAACCTCGTCATCCGCAAGGCCTACTTCTCCTCCGACGGCAGCTGGTTCATGGACGGTGAGTGCGCCACACGGCCATCAAGACTTCTAGTTCTTCTAGCCCTCCGCCCAATTTCCGCGGAATCTAAGAAATTTCGGTTCTTCGTTTTCCCCTTGTTGTCCGCAGTGTTCAATGTCACTGACCGTGACGGGAACAAGGTTCTTGACACGCCAACCATCTCCTACATCCAGACGGTAATTCAGTCAAAAATTTGGTGCCCGGACGATGGAGTTTTTCATTGTGACGAGGAGTTTTTGAGGATTCAATTTGTTGTGTGTATGCAGACGTTGGAAGCCGAGGACTGCTACTACCCGGAGGTGCGCAACACGGTGGGCATCGTGCCGTCGGAGGAGTACACGTCGATCGAGCTCACGGGCACCGACCGCCCGGGCCTGCTCTCCGAGGTGTGCGCGGTGCTCGCCGGCATGCAGTGCGCGGTCCGGAGCGCCGAGCTCTGGACGCACAACACGCGCGTCGCGGCCGTCGTGCAGGTCACGGACGCGGCCAAAGCCGCGGGCGGCGCCATCGAGGACAAGGCCCGCATCGCCGACATCAGCCGGCGCCTCGACAACCTGCTGCGCGGGCAGAACGGCGTGCGAGCGGCGGCCGCGGCGAGCCTGACGCACAAGGAGCGCCGCCTGCACCAGATGATGTTCGAGGACAGGGACTACGGCGCCGCCGGACGGCCGGACCCGCGGACGGAGGTCTCCGTGACGCACTGCGCCGAGCGCGGGTACACCGTGGTGGTGGTCCGGTGCAGGGACCGGCCCAAGCTGCTGTTCGACACCGTGTGCACCATCACCGACATGCAGTACGTCGTCCATCACGGCACCGTGAGCTCCGAGCCGGGCGGCGGCGCCTACCAGGAGTACTACATCAGGCACGTGGACGGCCACCCGGTGAGCTCcgaggccgagcgccggcgcgtcgTCCAGTGCCTCGAGGCGGCCGTGGAGCGCCGCACTGCCGACGGGCTGGAGCTGGAGGTCCGCACCGACGATCGCGCCGGCCTGCTCTCCGACGTCACCCGCATCTTCCGGGAGAACGGGCTGACGATACGGCGCGCCGAGATATCGTCCGAGGACGGGGAGGCCGTGGACACCTTCTACCTGTCGGACCCGCAGGGCCACCCAGTGGAAGCCAAGACGATCGAGGCCATCCGCGCGCAGATCGGCGAGGCCGCGCTGCGGGTAAAGAACAACCCGCTGGCCGACGACGGCGGTTCCAGCTCCGAGGTCGCCGCCGGCTCGACGGCATTCCTCTTCGGGAACCTCTTCAAGTTCTACCGTCCGTTCCAGAACTTcggcctcatcaagctctactagaACTAG is a window of Triticum dicoccoides isolate Atlit2015 ecotype Zavitan chromosome 2B, WEW_v2.0, whole genome shotgun sequence DNA encoding:
- the LOC119364115 gene encoding ACT domain-containing protein ACR6-like, coding for MALADDHDEYAKLVRGMNPPRVVIDNEASDDATVIRVDSVNSHGTLLAVVQVIADLNLVIRKAYFSSDGSWFMDVFNVTDRDGNKVLDTPTISYIQTTLEAEDCYYPEVRNTVGIVPSEEYTSIELTGTDRPGLLSEVCAVLAGMQCAVRSAELWTHNTRVAAVVQVTDAAKAAGGAIEDKARIADISRRLDNLLRGQNGVRAAAAASLTHKERRLHQMMFEDRDYGAAGRPDPRTEVSVTHCAERGYTVVVVRCRDRPKLLFDTVCTITDMQYVVHHGTVSSEPGGGAYQEYYIRHVDGHPVSSEAERRRVVQCLEAAVERRTADGLELEVRTDDRAGLLSDVTRIFRENGLTIRRAEISSEDGEAVDTFYLSDPQGHPVEAKTIEAIRAQIGEAALRVKNNPLADDGGSSSEVAAGSTAFLFGNLFKFYRPFQNFGLIKLY